Proteins from one Rhodoflexus caldus genomic window:
- a CDS encoding DUF2452 domain-containing protein, with product MPEPQNEHIGKAIDVNSIDLEKMREKIAANPGLLPYAHTVGGAVIKPEDEGSIKANALEAMRQQTSAQMGQLYEQMQTLAKQARQIQERIWVSERIYQAEMRFNPLIGRIYYLYEREGQRDTLSLVAPHEWGRSRKYTKFIAKVHLLADHTWEVLELGENL from the coding sequence ATGCCCGAACCGCAAAACGAACATATCGGAAAAGCCATTGACGTAAACAGCATAGACTTGGAAAAAATGCGGGAGAAAATAGCCGCTAACCCGGGTCTGTTGCCCTATGCGCACACAGTAGGCGGTGCTGTCATCAAGCCCGAAGATGAAGGAAGCATCAAAGCCAATGCGCTGGAAGCCATGCGCCAACAAACCAGTGCACAAATGGGGCAACTCTACGAGCAAATGCAAACGTTGGCAAAACAGGCACGCCAAATTCAGGAGCGCATTTGGGTATCGGAGCGCATCTATCAGGCAGAAATGCGCTTTAATCCGCTCATTGGGCGCATCTACTACCTCTACGAGCGCGAAGGGCAAAGAGATACCCTTTCCTTGGTTGCGCCGCACGAATGGGGACGCAGCCGCAAATACACAAAATTTATTGCCAAAGTACACCTGCTTGCCGACCACACGTGGGAGGTGTTGGAATTGGGGGAAAACCTGTAA
- a CDS encoding thymidylate synthase produces MQQYHDLLRHILTHGVRKTDRTGTGTISIFGYQMRFDLAAGFPLVTTKKVHLKSIIHELLWFLQGSTNIAYLKANGVSIWDEWAAPDGELGPVYGKQWRSWQAPDGRTIDQISQLIDQIKRNPDSRRLMVSAWNVADIDRMALPPCHVLFQFYVAEGKLSCQLYQRSADVFLGVPFNIASYALLTMMIAQVCDLQPGEFIHTFGDVHIYLNHLEQVNLQLSREPRPLPQMLINPSVKDIFAFKYEDFQLLNYDPHPAIKAPVAV; encoded by the coding sequence ATGCAACAATACCACGACCTGCTTAGGCACATCTTAACGCACGGGGTGCGCAAAACCGACCGCACGGGAACGGGTACAATCAGCATTTTTGGCTATCAGATGCGATTTGACCTTGCCGCGGGCTTTCCTTTGGTTACAACCAAGAAAGTGCACCTCAAATCCATTATTCATGAATTGTTGTGGTTTTTGCAAGGCAGCACCAACATCGCCTACCTGAAAGCTAATGGCGTAAGCATCTGGGACGAGTGGGCAGCCCCCGACGGCGAGTTAGGACCCGTGTACGGCAAGCAGTGGCGCAGTTGGCAAGCCCCTGACGGGCGCACGATTGACCAAATATCGCAACTGATTGACCAAATCAAACGCAACCCCGATTCGCGCCGCCTGATGGTGAGTGCGTGGAACGTAGCCGATATTGACCGCATGGCGCTGCCGCCTTGCCATGTGCTGTTTCAGTTTTATGTGGCGGAAGGCAAACTTTCCTGCCAACTATACCAGCGCAGTGCGGATGTTTTCTTGGGCGTGCCGTTCAACATTGCGTCATATGCGCTGCTCACAATGATGATTGCACAGGTTTGCGACCTGCAACCGGGCGAGTTTATCCACACCTTCGGCGATGTGCATATCTACCTGAACCATTTGGAACAAGTAAACTTGCAACTCAGCCGCGAGCCACGCCCGCTGCCGCAAATGCTGATAAACCCTTCGGTAAAGGATATTTTTGCGTTCAAATACGAAGATTTTCAACTTTTGAACTACGACCCGCACCCGGCTATCAAAGCACCGGTGGCGGTGTGA
- a CDS encoding DUF4421 family protein, producing the protein MSHAASAQKRWWGKVVQDTSYIQSYYNHWCITASGTANNALLNFIALRSGNRATYQTDIPISGGLSIDYKWFTLGFNSNLTYINLYTEGAEKGISTHRSLQAGITGKRLWLQSSLQEYDGFYLIDVRSNNGYQLPRVESRSDVQVRALFSSVQYVFNPHRYSHVATLWQLDRQIRSAGTPTVGILVNYYTTSADSSLAPRAIRFAFPRRQQGFRRSFINAFVTAGYTYTFALPHSCFLNVGSWIGLGIQRISNDPSPDDMAISLENNLTLGYNGKRMYSGLQLNGKAFVDNILSGEPYNHIFGQARIFVGYRLPKKSLNR; encoded by the coding sequence TTGAGTCATGCGGCAAGTGCTCAAAAGCGCTGGTGGGGAAAAGTAGTGCAGGATACCTCATATATTCAGAGCTACTATAACCATTGGTGCATAACAGCATCGGGCACGGCCAATAATGCACTGCTGAATTTTATTGCATTGCGCAGCGGCAATCGGGCAACCTACCAAACCGATATACCGATTTCCGGTGGTTTGAGCATTGACTACAAATGGTTTACCTTGGGCTTCAACAGCAACCTGACGTATATCAATCTCTACACGGAAGGTGCGGAAAAAGGCATCAGCACGCATAGGAGCTTGCAGGCAGGCATCACAGGCAAGCGGTTGTGGTTGCAATCTTCTTTACAAGAGTATGACGGTTTCTACTTGATTGACGTAAGAAGCAACAACGGCTATCAGTTGCCGCGGGTAGAAAGCCGCAGCGACGTACAAGTTCGTGCACTTTTTTCTTCGGTGCAGTATGTATTTAACCCGCATCGCTATTCGCATGTAGCCACATTGTGGCAGTTGGACAGGCAAATCAGAAGTGCGGGAACGCCTACGGTGGGCATTCTGGTAAACTACTACACGACTTCTGCCGACTCTTCACTGGCTCCCCGCGCCATTCGCTTTGCATTTCCGCGCAGGCAGCAAGGGTTTCGCAGAAGTTTTATCAATGCTTTTGTTACCGCAGGCTATACCTACACCTTTGCATTGCCCCATTCCTGCTTTCTCAATGTGGGTTCGTGGATTGGTTTAGGCATTCAGCGCATCAGCAATGACCCTTCACCCGATGATATGGCCATCAGCTTGGAAAACAACCTGACACTGGGCTACAACGGCAAGCGCATGTATTCCGGTTTGCAGCTAAACGGTAAAGCCTTTGTGGATAACATACTGTCGGGAGAGCCTTATAACCACATTTTCGGGCAAGCAAGGATATTTGTAGGCTATCGTCTGCCCAAAAAAAGCCTTAACCGATGA
- a CDS encoding AAA domain-containing protein, protein MAVKKLLQVFRQRLTNLSGNNRSLILTRLYIGQHIDLQQYDFVLGKPAFDIVRQLLAHKSWIPLCQITDARDAANNRVSYLTRQLYRTTQSVLEEQGAENLCVGYPFVQGKLNNDTLIRCPLLFFPVRLAMRNDKWGLVLREDVPVSFNKTFLLAYAHHNGQALNQLLNEWTLENPAEDVTVFLTALYRLLENAALEVHFNAEQFGEQLQPFTSFTRKELDAVTATGKLKLVPEAVLGQFPQADSYLAPDYDVLLADEQVADLEMFFNKATVRQAPREEEIVTPYEIDAAQEKALRLIKSGQSLVVQGPPGTGKSQLIVNLIADAIASGKRVLVVCQKKAALDVVYNRLQEKELHHFAALVHDFQQDRARIYANIARQIQQVQERHEQRVDVETLQNEQQFLQLARQITLQERELEDFRKALFDESVCGISAKNLYLTSSLQQKHIALPDAIRDYFHAEKAQAFLLTLQRYIAYAKHTDAAVSLWRNRLSFANHSIREQQQIRQLLPLVPGQIAAIKQSLAEKPLATSFVQNTWATVNRLCEAANELRQELMPQTDCTQWEAFNRIAAQWIGESKAKLFDEWHSHATHAVAAAAALVPQQLEENSIPQAKALLQTYLQDHQSWTGKIKWLFSGKKKQIGAWLALYGLPFTPEGITAMLHQLNYYEQWQRSKAAMQSLLPFLPYPESFRGDAWAAFLVQATAYRRFLQSWKKFAEQWLPDFDVKNTDWQQLPLLWERLASVLTQIRTLQTAWQPFLAPAQQEWLWAYPEEAAEMLRQAEEWFEDLCALDALKEQLSAEERQTIDLLTAEAPEQWDSWAAVFDNSWRLAWLMALENRFPVLRKASGQSLLQTAAELRQNVVQKQQLSLQIAQSRAWERAFSNLEYNRLQNLVSYRDLLHQVSKKRGIWPLRKLIATHWEELANLVPCWLVSPESASALFPMQELFDMVIFDEASQCFAEKGIPAMYRGRQAVIVGDDKQLAPFDLYRPRWEEVNPEEEIATELEVESLLDLGKRYLPQMMLTGHYRSRYPELIGFSNRYFYQEKLQMLPYKTDWQPQQSAIRFVKVEGIWEDKTNRIEAETVVQTIRKQLARQPDKSIGIITFNIHQQQLIMDLLEQSDIVLPESLFVKNIENVQGDERDCIIFSVGYAPTASGRMQLNFGSLSQAKGENRLNVAVTRAREQIVVISSIYPQQLQVENTANEGARLLRAYLEYAFAVSQQGFHANQVWNAATRPTSAPTLAQRLQAADERLRPGHPFADLIAIDTGEHPTEMIMTDDLTLYRAVSARSVFVYQPLHFTRKLWQYRYVFSRNWWKNN, encoded by the coding sequence GTGGCAGTCAAAAAATTATTGCAGGTTTTCAGGCAACGTCTTACCAATCTTTCAGGCAACAATCGTTCGTTGATACTCACGCGGCTGTACATAGGCCAACATATTGATTTACAGCAATATGACTTTGTGCTTGGGAAGCCTGCATTTGATATTGTCCGCCAACTGTTAGCCCATAAGTCGTGGATTCCGCTTTGTCAAATAACCGATGCCCGCGATGCTGCCAATAATCGGGTGAGCTACCTGACGCGGCAACTATACCGCACCACGCAGTCTGTTTTAGAGGAACAAGGGGCTGAAAACCTCTGTGTCGGTTATCCATTTGTGCAGGGCAAACTGAATAACGACACCCTCATCCGCTGCCCGCTGTTGTTTTTTCCTGTTCGTTTGGCCATGCGCAACGACAAATGGGGGCTTGTGCTGCGCGAAGACGTGCCCGTTTCGTTCAACAAAACCTTTCTGCTGGCCTATGCGCACCACAACGGGCAAGCACTCAATCAGTTGCTGAACGAATGGACGTTAGAAAATCCTGCGGAAGATGTTACGGTATTTCTTACGGCACTCTATCGGTTGCTGGAAAACGCCGCGCTGGAAGTGCACTTTAATGCAGAACAGTTTGGTGAGCAGTTGCAGCCTTTTACCTCATTTACCAGAAAAGAACTGGATGCAGTTACGGCTACGGGCAAACTGAAACTTGTACCGGAGGCCGTTCTGGGGCAGTTCCCACAGGCCGACTCTTACTTAGCTCCCGACTACGACGTACTGCTGGCAGATGAGCAGGTGGCAGACTTAGAGATGTTTTTTAACAAAGCGACCGTGCGGCAAGCACCGCGTGAAGAAGAGATAGTAACGCCCTACGAGATAGACGCTGCACAGGAAAAGGCTCTGCGACTGATTAAAAGCGGGCAGTCGCTGGTAGTGCAAGGCCCGCCGGGTACGGGCAAGTCGCAACTGATTGTCAATCTGATTGCCGATGCCATTGCTTCGGGGAAGCGCGTGCTGGTGGTTTGTCAGAAAAAAGCCGCCTTAGATGTCGTTTACAACCGTTTGCAGGAGAAGGAGTTGCACCATTTTGCAGCCTTAGTGCACGATTTTCAGCAAGACCGCGCCCGCATTTACGCCAACATTGCCCGTCAGATTCAGCAGGTGCAGGAAAGGCACGAGCAGCGCGTAGATGTAGAAACCCTGCAAAACGAGCAGCAATTTCTGCAACTGGCACGTCAAATCACACTGCAAGAGCGCGAACTGGAAGATTTCCGCAAAGCATTATTTGATGAGAGTGTGTGCGGCATCAGTGCAAAAAATCTCTACCTGACAAGTTCGCTGCAACAAAAACACATAGCGCTGCCCGATGCTATCCGCGACTATTTTCATGCGGAGAAGGCACAGGCATTTTTGCTTACTTTACAACGCTACATCGCTTATGCGAAGCATACCGATGCGGCAGTTTCGCTGTGGCGCAACCGGTTATCATTTGCCAATCACTCCATCCGCGAGCAGCAGCAAATCCGCCAACTATTGCCGCTTGTACCCGGGCAAATAGCCGCCATTAAGCAATCACTTGCCGAAAAACCGTTGGCGACCTCCTTTGTGCAGAACACATGGGCTACGGTCAATCGCTTGTGCGAGGCTGCAAACGAACTTCGGCAGGAACTTATGCCCCAAACCGATTGTACGCAGTGGGAGGCTTTCAATCGCATTGCTGCCCAATGGATAGGCGAAAGTAAGGCCAAACTGTTTGATGAATGGCATTCGCACGCAACCCATGCGGTTGCTGCTGCGGCAGCATTAGTCCCTCAGCAATTGGAAGAAAACAGCATCCCCCAAGCAAAAGCATTGCTGCAAACCTATCTGCAAGACCATCAAAGCTGGACAGGAAAAATCAAGTGGCTGTTTTCAGGCAAAAAGAAACAAATCGGGGCGTGGCTGGCGCTTTATGGGTTGCCGTTTACCCCCGAGGGCATAACGGCCATGCTGCATCAACTCAATTATTATGAACAATGGCAACGGAGCAAAGCCGCTATGCAATCCCTGTTGCCGTTTTTGCCCTATCCCGAATCGTTCAGAGGAGATGCGTGGGCAGCATTTTTAGTCCAAGCTACGGCTTATCGGCGTTTCCTTCAATCGTGGAAAAAATTTGCCGAACAATGGCTGCCCGATTTTGATGTAAAAAATACTGACTGGCAGCAATTGCCGCTTCTATGGGAACGGCTGGCAAGCGTTTTGACGCAAATCAGAACCTTGCAAACCGCATGGCAGCCTTTCCTTGCACCCGCACAACAGGAGTGGCTATGGGCATACCCCGAAGAAGCCGCCGAGATGCTCCGACAAGCAGAGGAGTGGTTTGAAGACCTTTGTGCGTTGGATGCACTCAAAGAACAATTGAGTGCGGAGGAGCGGCAAACCATTGACTTATTAACTGCCGAAGCCCCCGAACAGTGGGACAGTTGGGCAGCTGTTTTTGATAATTCGTGGCGGCTGGCATGGTTGATGGCATTAGAAAACCGATTTCCCGTGCTGCGGAAAGCAAGCGGCCAGTCCTTATTGCAAACGGCTGCCGAACTCCGCCAAAACGTGGTGCAAAAACAACAACTCAGCCTGCAAATTGCACAGTCGCGGGCATGGGAACGTGCTTTCAGCAATTTGGAATACAACCGCCTGCAAAATCTGGTGAGCTACCGCGATTTGCTCCATCAGGTGAGCAAAAAACGCGGCATTTGGCCGCTGCGCAAGCTCATTGCCACTCACTGGGAAGAATTGGCCAATCTGGTACCTTGTTGGCTGGTATCGCCCGAGTCCGCATCGGCACTTTTTCCCATGCAAGAGTTATTTGACATGGTCATTTTTGATGAGGCTTCGCAGTGCTTTGCCGAAAAAGGCATCCCTGCCATGTACAGAGGCCGACAGGCAGTCATTGTCGGCGATGATAAGCAACTTGCCCCCTTCGATTTGTACCGTCCGCGCTGGGAGGAAGTAAACCCCGAAGAAGAAATTGCCACCGAATTAGAGGTGGAATCGCTGCTCGACTTAGGCAAGCGCTACCTGCCGCAGATGATGCTAACGGGGCACTACCGAAGTCGTTACCCCGAACTCATCGGTTTTTCCAATCGCTATTTCTATCAGGAAAAATTACAAATGTTGCCCTACAAAACCGACTGGCAACCGCAGCAAAGTGCTATCCGCTTTGTCAAGGTAGAGGGCATCTGGGAAGATAAAACCAATCGGATAGAAGCTGAAACCGTTGTACAAACCATCCGCAAACAACTTGCCCGGCAACCCGACAAAAGCATCGGCATTATCACTTTCAATATTCACCAGCAGCAACTCATCATGGATTTGCTGGAACAGAGCGATATAGTTCTGCCCGAATCACTTTTTGTCAAAAATATTGAAAATGTGCAGGGCGATGAGCGCGATTGCATCATTTTTTCGGTGGGATATGCCCCGACCGCTTCGGGCAGAATGCAACTCAACTTTGGCAGCCTGAGTCAGGCAAAAGGTGAAAACCGCCTGAACGTGGCCGTTACGCGTGCCCGCGAGCAAATTGTAGTAATAAGCAGTATTTACCCGCAACAATTACAGGTAGAAAACACCGCCAACGAAGGCGCCCGTCTGCTGCGGGCTTATCTGGAATATGCCTTTGCTGTATCGCAACAAGGCTTTCATGCCAACCAAGTATGGAATGCCGCCACCCGACCTACCTCTGCCCCTACACTTGCACAACGTTTGCAGGCAGCCGATGAGCGTTTGCGACCGGGACATCCCTTTGCCGACCTCATCGCAATTGATACGGGCGAACATCCGACAGAGATGATTATGACCGATGATTTGACACTTTATCGGGCTGTTTCTGCACGAAGTGTATTTGTTTATCAACCGCTGCACTTTACCCGCAAGCTGTGGCAGTATCGGTATGTATTTAGCAGAAATTGGTGGAAAAATAATTAA
- a CDS encoding response regulator transcription factor, with translation MYLAEIGGKIIKLFANIRLIGIFNTITDLILLLLLSYLQNRGNGEGECRMNLVQTSMSADLVSLLTPREREVLKLIAQGMRNKQIGEKLDISEQTVETHRKHIKRKLQAKHTTDLVKMAEYLG, from the coding sequence ATGTATTTAGCAGAAATTGGTGGAAAAATAATTAAATTATTTGCAAATATTCGCCTAATTGGTATTTTTAACACAATAACCGACCTAATCCTTCTTTTACTACTCTCTTATTTGCAAAACAGGGGTAATGGTGAAGGTGAGTGTCGAATGAACCTTGTACAAACATCTATGTCAGCAGATTTGGTATCATTGCTTACCCCTCGTGAAAGAGAGGTATTAAAACTTATTGCCCAAGGTATGCGAAACAAGCAAATTGGCGAAAAATTAGATATATCTGAGCAAACCGTAGAGACACATCGCAAGCATATCAAACGGAAACTGCAAGCTAAACATACTACCGATTTGGTGAAAATGGCAGAATATTTGGGTTGA
- a CDS encoding lipocalin family protein produces the protein MMKKHASFLTLLLMFAGLVFMSSKCGGGGATAKTPLELISGTWRVSRVLLNGNPDNTGNYTAFRITFQSASGNPTNYNVIPGNAPARPNINPANTGTWALGANNTQIILDRGTPNEITLTVLESTENSLRIRFKLPRNVDKTEPEYTFELVRV, from the coding sequence ATGATGAAAAAACATGCTTCTTTTCTGACACTCTTGTTGATGTTCGCCGGCTTAGTGTTCATGTCGTCCAAATGTGGCGGGGGTGGTGCAACTGCAAAAACACCTCTGGAACTTATTTCCGGAACATGGCGCGTATCAAGAGTTTTGTTGAACGGTAACCCCGACAATACAGGTAACTATACGGCATTTCGCATTACCTTCCAAAGTGCATCCGGCAATCCGACCAATTACAACGTAATCCCCGGCAACGCACCTGCCCGCCCCAACATTAATCCGGCCAATACCGGCACTTGGGCGCTGGGAGCCAATAATACCCAGATTATTTTGGACAGAGGTACACCCAATGAAATCACGCTGACCGTGCTGGAATCTACCGAGAACAGCCTGCGTATCCGCTTCAAATTGCCTCGCAATGTGGATAAAACAGAACCCGAATATACTTTTGAATTGGTAAGAGTATAA
- a CDS encoding ABC transporter ATP-binding protein, translating to MQITTDNLGKRFGFEWIFRRLTTTFRSGQSYAIIGANGSGKSTLMKILAGIIPASEGTVSYGATSEENIFRQIAFAAPYMELIEEFSVAETIRLHHLLKPLSVQADELLAITQLEKARNREVRFLSSGMKQKLKLALALFSRTPVLLLDEPTTNFDAANTRWFQEQIATQQHRTIIIASNLPAEIELCTDSLAIADFK from the coding sequence ATGCAGATTACCACCGACAACTTAGGCAAACGCTTTGGCTTTGAGTGGATTTTCCGCCGCCTGACAACCACTTTTCGCTCAGGGCAGTCCTATGCGATAATAGGCGCCAACGGCAGCGGGAAATCCACTTTGATGAAAATATTGGCAGGTATCATCCCTGCCTCGGAAGGAACCGTGAGCTACGGGGCAACAAGCGAAGAAAATATTTTTCGGCAGATTGCTTTTGCCGCTCCTTACATGGAGCTGATAGAAGAATTTTCCGTTGCAGAAACCATTCGGCTTCACCATCTGTTAAAACCTTTGAGCGTACAAGCTGATGAATTGCTGGCAATTACTCAACTTGAAAAAGCACGCAATCGGGAGGTTCGTTTTCTGTCGTCGGGCATGAAACAAAAACTCAAACTGGCACTGGCACTGTTCAGCCGCACGCCTGTACTATTGCTGGACGAGCCGACAACCAACTTTGATGCAGCCAATACGCGGTGGTTTCAAGAACAAATTGCGACACAACAGCATCGCACGATTATCATAGCATCCAATCTGCCCGCAGAAATAGAGCTTTGTACAGATTCGCTCGCTATTGCAGATTTTAAGTGA
- the lpxA gene encoding acyl-ACP--UDP-N-acetylglucosamine O-acyltransferase, whose translation MNQPLAYIHPGAKIAENVTIEPFAVIHDNTEIGEGSWIGSHAVIFPGARIGKNCRIFPGAVIAGIPQDLKFEGEETTAVIGDNTTIRECVTVSRGTKDKYTTIVGSNCLLMAYVHVAHDCIVGNNCVIANSVQLAGHVEIGDYAVIGGTSAVHQFVKIGKHAMISGGSLVRKDVPPYTKAGREPLSYIGINSIGLRRRGFTPEQISDIQDVYRLLYLSGLNNSRAIAAIEQEIAPSAERDEVLAFVKNATRGLMKGLAKSTSGDSDE comes from the coding sequence ATGAATCAACCTTTGGCTTATATTCATCCGGGTGCCAAAATAGCCGAGAACGTAACCATTGAACCCTTTGCTGTCATCCATGATAATACTGAAATTGGCGAAGGTTCGTGGATTGGCTCTCATGCGGTTATTTTTCCCGGTGCAAGAATTGGCAAAAACTGCCGGATTTTTCCCGGTGCAGTGATTGCAGGCATACCGCAAGACCTCAAATTTGAGGGCGAAGAAACCACCGCCGTTATTGGCGACAACACCACCATCCGCGAGTGTGTAACTGTCAGCCGCGGTACAAAAGATAAATACACCACCATTGTCGGCAGCAACTGCCTGCTGATGGCATATGTACACGTTGCCCACGACTGCATTGTGGGCAACAACTGCGTGATAGCCAATTCAGTACAATTGGCAGGGCATGTTGAAATTGGCGACTATGCCGTTATCGGCGGTACAAGTGCCGTTCATCAGTTCGTCAAAATCGGCAAACACGCCATGATTTCGGGCGGCTCGCTCGTACGCAAAGATGTACCGCCATATACCAAAGCCGGTCGTGAACCTTTGAGTTACATTGGCATCAACTCCATTGGGTTGCGCCGCCGCGGCTTTACCCCTGAGCAAATTAGCGATATTCAGGACGTGTATCGCCTGCTCTACCTGAGTGGATTGAACAATTCCCGCGCCATTGCTGCCATTGAGCAAGAAATAGCCCCTTCCGCCGAGCGCGATGAAGTGCTGGCGTTTGTTAAAAACGCCACACGCGGGCTTATGAAAGGATTGGCTAAAAGCACCTCCGGCGATTCGGACGAATAG
- a CDS encoding bifunctional UDP-3-O-[3-hydroxymyristoyl] N-acetylglucosamine deacetylase/3-hydroxyacyl-ACP dehydratase, with protein sequence METRQHTIKKSVTVSGVGLHTGVVSNMTFLPARPGHGIKFQRTDLPGMPTVDADADLVVDVSRGTTIEQSGARINTVEHTLAALVGMQIDNVLIQIDGPEPPIMDGSSIQFIEQLREAGLEEQNVMRDFFDVPSGIFYSEPERNVELAALPLNDYRLTVMVDYNSPVLGSQHAYLNDISQFADEIASCRTFCFLHELEMLHKNNLIKGGDLNNAIVIVDRVVKDEELEHLAKLFNKEKVEVKQEGILNNIELRYKNEPARHKLLDLVGDLALVGKPLRAQILAARPGHAANVAFARKIKRAMKKIQPDQAPAYDPATTPILNINQITQKLPHRYPMLLIDKIIHLDDKSVIGVKNITMNESFFQGHFPGNPVMPGVLQIEAMAQTGGIFALSTVDDPNNYWTYFLGIDECRFKKMVLPGDTLVIRCELTAPIKRGIFKMKGQAFVAGNLVCEAVLTASLFKKDAREV encoded by the coding sequence ATGGAAACCAGACAACATACGATTAAAAAATCAGTAACTGTTTCAGGTGTTGGGCTGCACACAGGTGTTGTGTCTAATATGACCTTCCTTCCTGCAAGGCCTGGGCACGGTATCAAATTCCAGCGAACCGACCTGCCCGGGATGCCCACCGTAGATGCAGATGCAGACCTTGTGGTAGACGTATCGCGTGGTACAACCATAGAGCAAAGCGGAGCACGTATTAATACCGTTGAGCATACGCTGGCAGCTTTGGTAGGTATGCAAATAGACAACGTGCTGATTCAGATAGATGGCCCCGAGCCACCAATTATGGACGGCAGCTCTATTCAGTTCATCGAGCAACTGCGCGAGGCAGGTCTGGAAGAACAGAACGTCATGCGCGATTTCTTTGATGTGCCAAGCGGTATTTTTTATTCCGAGCCGGAGCGCAATGTTGAACTGGCAGCCCTGCCGCTGAACGACTACCGCCTGACGGTAATGGTTGATTACAACTCTCCCGTACTGGGCAGCCAACACGCCTACCTGAACGATATCAGCCAGTTTGCCGATGAAATCGCTTCTTGTCGCACGTTCTGCTTCCTGCACGAGCTCGAGATGCTGCACAAAAACAACCTCATCAAAGGCGGCGACCTGAACAATGCCATCGTGATTGTGGACAGAGTAGTAAAAGATGAGGAGTTGGAGCACTTGGCCAAACTGTTCAACAAAGAAAAAGTAGAAGTAAAACAGGAAGGCATCCTGAACAATATTGAACTGCGCTACAAAAACGAACCTGCCCGCCACAAACTGTTGGATTTGGTAGGCGATTTGGCGCTGGTAGGCAAGCCGCTCCGTGCACAGATCCTTGCTGCGCGCCCCGGACATGCAGCAAATGTGGCATTTGCACGCAAGATTAAGCGGGCAATGAAGAAAATACAGCCCGACCAAGCACCTGCTTACGACCCTGCCACCACACCTATCCTGAACATCAATCAGATTACTCAAAAACTGCCGCATCGCTACCCCATGCTGCTGATAGACAAAATCATCCACTTGGACGACAAATCTGTTATCGGCGTAAAAAACATCACAATGAACGAATCGTTCTTCCAAGGGCACTTCCCGGGCAACCCTGTTATGCCGGGCGTGCTCCAAATTGAAGCGATGGCACAAACAGGTGGCATTTTTGCGCTCAGCACCGTAGATGACCCCAACAATTACTGGACTTATTTCTTAGGCATAGACGAGTGCCGATTTAAGAAAATGGTGCTTCCCGGCGATACGCTTGTCATCCGCTGCGAGCTGACTGCACCTATCAAACGCGGTATCTTCAAAATGAAAGGACAGGCATTTGTGGCCGGCAACCTTGTGTGCGAAGCCGTACTGACAGCCAGCCTTTTCAAGAAAGATGCCCGCGAAGTATAA